The window ATTCCTTGTTCTGTCACTTATAAGCTGTGTTAATTATTTTGGCCTCattgttctcatctttaagaAAATGCATAATACcgatttcacatatattttagaattagtGAAATACCCCATTCAAAGCTACTGTTCTTAATAAATAGTGGCTATTGTTATTTCTATAGCATTTGCTCAGATTTTAGCAAAGCTGTTGTCTAGTTTTTACCTGAGATGGTATCCTGTTCAATTTCACTCCTATTCACATCAATCCTGTTTTTTCTCTTAAGTCTTCTAGAACAAAatttaatgcatttctttttagaTTGATGTTCCCTTTGCCAATAATGGTTCAAATAATGCATTAGTGTAGTTGCTAAGCACAAAAAAAATCCACCTGCTTCTGGtaaacagaggaaaagaagtgaaactgtctttaaaaacttttttatatgaaatatttatgagGTTTTATAGTGTTATTTCCTCTCTTCCACTGCAGTTTAGAATTTGCGTCTCTGGCAGAGGTGCAGAATATGGTTAGAATGTTTGTTTATTCTTGCAGGAGATGAAAGTATGAATAATTTGGAAACTGTTCACCACAATAATCCTAAGGCAGATAAACTTAAAGAGAAACCTTCAGAATGGTCTAAAAGACATAGACCGCAACATTATAAGCATGAGGATGCAAAAGAAATGCCACTGACATgggttcaagatgagatttggtgtcATGATTCCTATGAGAGTGATGGCAAGTCAGAGAATTGGGGAAATTTTATagtggaagaggaggaaaaaccCAGTCACCAGGAATGGGACCCAGGAGAACATACCAATGCCTGTGTGCAGCAGAATTCATCCTTTGTAGACAGACCCTACAAATGTTCCGAATGTTGGAAAAGCTTCAGTAATAGTTCTCATCTGCGTACTCACCAGAGGACCCACTCAGGAGAAAAGCCTTATAAATGCTCTGAGTGTGCAAAATGCTTTTGTAACAGTTCTCACCTGATTCAGCATCTAAGAATGCACACAGGAGAGAAGCCCTACCAGTGTGGTGAATGTGGGAAGAGCTTCAGCAATACCTCCCATCTTATTATCCATGAGAGAACTCACAcgggagagaaaccctataaatgtcCCGAGTGTGGCAAGACATTCAGCAGCAGCTCTCACCTTATTCAGCATCACAGATCACATACAGGTGAAAAACCATATGAATGTTCTGTCTGTGGAAAAGGCTTCAGTCATAGCTATGTCCTAATAGAACATCAGaggactcacactggagaaaaaccttATAAGTGCCCTGATTGTGGGAAGAGTTTTAGTCAGAGTTCCAGCCTCATTCGCCACCAGCGGACACACACAGGTGAGAAGCCCTACAAATGTCTCGAGTGTGGAAAAAGCTTTGGTTGTAATTCTACTCTAATAAAACATCAGCGAATACATACAGGAGAAAAGCCTTATCAATGTCCAGAATGTGGGAAGAATTTTAGTCGTAGTTCAAACCTTATTACACACCAGAAAATGCACACAGGAGAGAAATCCTATGAAAGTTCTGAATATGAAGAAAGTTTGAGTCAGAACTGCAATGTGATAGAAGAATGCAGAATGCAGTTAGGAGAAAAACCATATAGATGTTGTGAATGTGGAAAGAGTTTTGGCCTTAGCTCCCATCTCATTAGACATCAGAGAACACATACAGGAGAAAAGCCTTACAGATGTTCTGAGTGCTGGAAAACTTTCAGTCAGAGTTCCACCCTGGTGATTCACCAAAGGAcacatacaggagagaaaccttatAAATGTCCTGATTGTGGTGAATGCTTCAGTCAGAGCTTTAACCTTATCAGGCACCGGAGGACCCACATAGGGgaaaaaccttacaaatgtaCCAGCTGTGAGAAATGCTTCAGCAGAAGTGCCTACCTCAGTCAGCATCGGAAAATTCATGTAGAAAAGCCTTTTGAGTCTCCTGACGTTGGGGGTTTTCCTCGTGAATGGACTTGGAAAAGCTGTTCAGGGGAAGTGCCCCTCATCCCTTCATTTTCAGTATCAAATTCGTCTTCCTAAGTCCCAAAGCCTGGTGATGGTTTTTTCTTCCTTGTCGGACGATGAAAATGTAGGTATTCTGTGATTGTTGTGCTATAAAGTTTCTTTGATGTGTTTGTTGAAACATTTGGAAAAAGTCAACCTCCCAGTTTAAAGGACAGGAAGACCACAATCACCAGGTTATTGGATCTGTCCAGTGAGAGATTCATCCACCAAGGATGAAGAAAGgaggactttaaaaaatttaaggtaAGATAGTAATAGCTTCAAAAGAAATGTACAGAGTAATCCTAAGAGTAAGCAAAGGAACCGTGAGAACCTGAAGCTAGAATTGCTATTGaattactttattttctcttcccttactgGGTAGAGATACATCATTACCAGCCTCAGGGGTTTACCCAGAGAAAGGGTATTTTTGAGCAAATTGTGTGATTTCCTGGCTATTTTGTTGGGGCTTAAgaaggaaaagattttttttttcaaatgcatttttagTCACTAAAAATAAACTATTGTAGCATCTAGAACTAATGCCATAGCCTCTAGCCATATGTAGCTATTTGTATTAagatttattgaaattttaaattcagttcctcagtcacactagccacttTCTAAGTGTTCAGTAGCTCTATGTGACCAGCAGCTGCTGTATTGGATATTATAGAAGGTTCTTTCATTCAAGATCATCATTCTTGACAGACCCATAAATATTTCCTATAAAGACTGTAGAAATGTGTTCTGGAGGGTTTGCTCTCCAAAAGGAGTTGTAACATAGAGTAGAACTGGGATAGAGTATTGAAGACACTGGGTTTAGAGATTGGATATTTTAATGATTGTGTGTTCTAATTCATGTGCTGCCGACTGAGTTATCTAGTGATATGACCTCACTGTCTTGACCAAAGCCAGAATAGAAGGCAGGATTCCTGAATTCTGTCTTACAATTTTTAATGAAGAGCCTTTTCCCCAAGTTATCCCATTATGTAATTCTTGGTCAGCTCAAGAACTTGGttctttttctaataattaaCTC of the Chlorocebus sabaeus isolate Y175 chromosome 8, mChlSab1.0.hap1, whole genome shotgun sequence genome contains:
- the ZNF572 gene encoding zinc finger protein 572 isoform X2 — encoded protein: MEQEKKLLVSDSNSFMERESLKSPFTGDESMNNLETVHHNNPKADKLKEKPSEWSKRHRPQHYKHEDAKEMPLTWVQDEIWCHDSYESDGKSENWGNFIVEEEEKPSHQEWDPGEHTNACVQQNSSFVDRPYKCSECWKSFSNSSHLRTHQRTHSGEKPYKCSECAKCFCNSSHLIQHLRMHTGEKPYQCGECGKSFSNTSHLIIHERTHTGEKPYKCPECGKTFSSSSHLIQHHRSHTGEKPYECSVCGKGFSHSYVLIEHQRTHTGEKPYKCPDCGKSFSQSSSLIRHQRTHTGEKPYKCLECGKSFGCNSTLIKHQRIHTGEKPYQCPECGKNFSRSSNLITHQKMHTGEKSYESSEYEESLSQNCNVIEECRMQLGEKPYRCCECGKSFGLSSHLIRHQRTHTGEKPYRCSECWKTFSQSSTLVIHQRTHTGEKPYKCPDCGECFSQSFNLIRHRRTHIGEKPYKCTSCEKCFSRSAYLSQHRKIHVEKPFESPDVGGFPREWTWKSCSGEVPLIPSFSVSNSSS
- the ZNF572 gene encoding zinc finger protein 572 isoform X1, with product MTRSRLPATSASWVPAVLLPQPRFLISNLAVIIVMEQEKKLLVSDSNSFMERESLKSPFTGDESMNNLETVHHNNPKADKLKEKPSEWSKRHRPQHYKHEDAKEMPLTWVQDEIWCHDSYESDGKSENWGNFIVEEEEKPSHQEWDPGEHTNACVQQNSSFVDRPYKCSECWKSFSNSSHLRTHQRTHSGEKPYKCSECAKCFCNSSHLIQHLRMHTGEKPYQCGECGKSFSNTSHLIIHERTHTGEKPYKCPECGKTFSSSSHLIQHHRSHTGEKPYECSVCGKGFSHSYVLIEHQRTHTGEKPYKCPDCGKSFSQSSSLIRHQRTHTGEKPYKCLECGKSFGCNSTLIKHQRIHTGEKPYQCPECGKNFSRSSNLITHQKMHTGEKSYESSEYEESLSQNCNVIEECRMQLGEKPYRCCECGKSFGLSSHLIRHQRTHTGEKPYRCSECWKTFSQSSTLVIHQRTHTGEKPYKCPDCGECFSQSFNLIRHRRTHIGEKPYKCTSCEKCFSRSAYLSQHRKIHVEKPFESPDVGGFPREWTWKSCSGEVPLIPSFSVSNSSS